A single genomic interval of candidate division WOR-3 bacterium harbors:
- a CDS encoding glycosyltransferase family 2 protein, with translation MKEKPHISLVFVNYNSTAFLERALLSLKQAEPELDREVIVVDNCSYDKEEVKILCRRYSCRLVLLRKNRGYGAAANRGFFHARGDFVAVVNPDIEFTTQAVSKLVAFMTENERAGVVGPQLLYPDRTPQPSSRRLPKLRYIFAGRRSPLVRLFPRYAPAREFLYTDVWQETSPVEVEAVIGTFMLFRRAAYISVGGFDESYFMFAEDLDICQRIRERGWKVYLDPRVRIIHYYGGVRRRWRRFTEYHRIKALYRFFTKRKGCLPRMGYAVAFAGYLFITEGAGVVGLGEYEYSWRLKDKR, from the coding sequence ATGAAGGAAAAACCGCACATTTCGCTGGTTTTCGTAAACTACAATTCAACCGCTTTTCTGGAAAGGGCGTTGTTGAGTCTGAAACAAGCCGAGCCTGAACTGGACAGAGAGGTCATTGTGGTCGATAATTGCTCTTATGATAAAGAAGAGGTCAAGATTCTTTGCCGACGCTACTCCTGTCGGCTGGTGCTTTTAAGAAAGAACCGCGGTTATGGAGCAGCAGCAAATCGGGGGTTTTTTCATGCCCGCGGTGATTTTGTTGCGGTTGTCAATCCAGATATTGAGTTCACAACACAGGCGGTAAGTAAACTGGTGGCATTTATGACTGAGAATGAGCGTGCTGGTGTGGTTGGACCACAACTTTTATATCCGGACAGAACACCACAACCGTCTTCCCGGCGTTTGCCAAAATTACGTTATATTTTTGCCGGTCGCCGTTCACCGCTGGTGCGGTTATTTCCTCGCTATGCCCCAGCGCGGGAGTTTCTCTACACCGATGTCTGGCAGGAGACATCGCCGGTGGAGGTAGAAGCGGTTATCGGAACATTTATGCTATTTCGGCGCGCGGCCTATATTTCGGTGGGTGGTTTTGATGAATCTTATTTTATGTTTGCCGAGGACCTTGATATCTGTCAACGGATTAGAGAAAGGGGATGGAAGGTTTACTTAGACCCCAGAGTGAGGATAATCCATTACTACGGAGGTGTGCGGCGGCGCTGGCGTAGATTTACCGAATACCACCGGATTAAAGCCCTTTACCGGTTTTTTACCAAAAGGAAAGGTTGTTTGCCACGTATGGGTTACGCCGTGGCATTTGCGGGCTATCTATTTATTACAGAGGGGGCAGGAGTGGTGGGATTGGGTGAGTATGAGTACTCCTGGCGGCTTAAGGATAAACGATGA
- the wbaP gene encoding undecaprenyl-phosphate galactose phosphotransferase WbaP: MRRVRGILTIAVLIVGDLVAMLVSFVLGYLIRALFSGSGLSGGVAAEALFSRLYFLLVYPFVFVYEGLYTKRLAVWEERRRCFRGVIVASALLTILLFMVRLWIVSRFVVLLAMILGIVLVPLIRTVLKRLLVRIGFLSQPLIIVGDRLAEEMFKRELQGHQTLGYSIVQRIGRENQNETVEMLLERINLPNDGLMVVMSQSFSPEELKAIFRYAEEHCAELMVVPDASLLATSVAELEQVGSLLVLKYRYNLLRPLNIWTKRFFEFVLGLVLVILFFPLFLILALLVKVSSPGPVLFRQKRIGKDGKVFACFKFRTMYQDAEVRLKELLEKNPDKRAEWERYLKIVNDPRITPIGKFLRRFSLDELPQLINVLRGEMAIVGPRPYLPEELNRVGDYIKTIVRVRPGLTGLWQVSGRAELPLQDRVLLDEFYIRNWSLWLDFSIIIRTIKAVITGRGAY, from the coding sequence ATGAGAAGGGTTAGAGGCATTCTTACCATTGCGGTACTAATCGTCGGTGATTTAGTTGCGATGCTGGTGAGCTTTGTTCTGGGTTACCTGATCAGGGCGTTGTTTTCCGGGAGCGGACTATCAGGCGGAGTGGCGGCGGAGGCACTTTTCAGCCGGTTGTATTTTTTGTTGGTTTATCCGTTTGTTTTTGTTTACGAGGGTCTTTACACCAAGCGATTGGCGGTCTGGGAAGAGAGAAGGCGTTGTTTCCGCGGTGTAATTGTCGCAAGCGCCCTGCTGACCATTCTATTGTTCATGGTACGGCTGTGGATTGTTTCGCGGTTTGTGGTACTGCTGGCAATGATACTGGGCATCGTGCTCGTTCCTTTAATCCGCACCGTGTTGAAACGGCTTCTGGTGCGGATAGGTTTTTTAAGCCAGCCACTGATAATTGTCGGGGACCGGCTTGCCGAAGAGATGTTTAAGCGTGAATTACAGGGTCATCAAACACTGGGTTATTCAATTGTGCAGCGGATTGGACGGGAAAATCAAAATGAGACGGTTGAGATGTTGCTGGAACGAATCAACCTTCCGAATGATGGATTGATGGTTGTTATGAGCCAATCTTTCTCACCCGAGGAACTTAAGGCGATTTTCCGCTACGCCGAAGAACATTGCGCGGAGTTAATGGTGGTGCCTGATGCCAGTTTACTTGCGACATCTGTCGCCGAGCTCGAACAGGTTGGCAGTCTTTTGGTTTTGAAGTACCGTTACAATTTACTCCGGCCCTTGAACATCTGGACAAAACGGTTTTTTGAATTTGTCCTCGGGCTGGTATTGGTCATTTTATTTTTCCCGCTCTTTCTGATTCTGGCACTTCTGGTTAAAGTTTCTTCACCCGGACCAGTACTTTTCCGTCAGAAACGCATCGGCAAGGATGGAAAAGTTTTCGCCTGTTTTAAGTTTCGCACGATGTATCAGGATGCCGAAGTCAGACTTAAGGAGTTGCTGGAGAAAAATCCGGATAAGCGAGCAGAATGGGAGCGGTATCTCAAAATCGTAAACGACCCCAGAATTACGCCCATCGGTAAGTTTCTGCGCCGGTTCAGCCTTGATGAACTGCCGCAACTGATAAATGTTTTGCGCGGGGAAATGGCAATTGTCGGTCCGCGGCCTTATCTTCCTGAAGAACTGAACCGGGTCGGTGATTACATCAAGACCATTGTGCGGGTTCGACCCGGGCTGACCGGTTTATGGCAGGTTTCAGGACGAGCAGAACTGCCACTTCAGGACCGGGTTTTGCTTGATGAGTTTTACATCCGCAACTGGTCGCTCTGGCTTGATTTTTCAATAATCATTCGGACAATCAAAGCGGTCATAACCGGTCGAGGGGCTTATTAA